A part of Streptomyces sp. SLBN-31 genomic DNA contains:
- a CDS encoding GNAT family N-acetyltransferase, protein MTNRRAILSGSSFEERIGYARAVVDGEWVHVSGTTGFDYAAMTISEDVVEQAEQCLRNIQDALAQAGCGLEDVVRVRYLLPGREDFEPCWPVLRRAFGEVRPAATMMVCGLADPRMRIEIEVYARRRELRIEAVHGVEMLEEWRYVHNEVVPPAAMSLDDARGRLGRYRMENAYLGDVLVGCSTVRPPEGEGAVATVIARVLPDYRGRGFGTALYERGLAHARVLGARAVETCVLAANEDGLRFAVKRGFVETERYVLDGESDLWVDLRLGTD, encoded by the coding sequence ATGACGAACCGACGTGCGATTCTCAGCGGGTCCTCCTTCGAGGAGCGGATCGGGTATGCCCGGGCCGTGGTCGACGGGGAGTGGGTGCATGTGTCGGGGACCACGGGGTTCGACTACGCGGCCATGACGATCTCCGAGGACGTCGTCGAGCAGGCCGAGCAGTGTCTGCGGAACATCCAGGACGCGCTCGCGCAGGCCGGGTGCGGGTTGGAGGACGTCGTGCGGGTGCGGTACCTGCTGCCCGGGCGGGAGGACTTCGAGCCCTGCTGGCCGGTGCTCCGGCGGGCGTTCGGGGAGGTGCGGCCGGCGGCGACGATGATGGTGTGCGGGCTGGCCGATCCCCGGATGAGGATCGAGATCGAGGTGTACGCGCGGCGGCGCGAGCTGCGGATCGAGGCCGTGCACGGGGTGGAGATGCTGGAGGAGTGGCGGTACGTGCACAACGAGGTCGTGCCGCCCGCCGCGATGTCCCTCGACGACGCCCGGGGGCGGCTGGGGCGGTACCGGATGGAGAACGCGTACCTGGGGGACGTGCTCGTCGGGTGCTCCACGGTGCGGCCGCCGGAGGGCGAGGGCGCGGTGGCGACCGTGATCGCCCGTGTGCTGCCGGACTACCGGGGGCGGGGGTTCGGTACGGCTCTGTACGAGCGGGGTCTGGCCCACGCGCGCGTGCTGGGCGCGCGGGCCGTGGAGACGTGTGTGCTGGCGGCCAACGAGGACGGCCTGCGGTTCGCCGTGAAGCGGGGGTTCGTGGAGACCGAGCGGTACGTGCTCGACGGTGAGAGCGATCTGTGGGTGGATCTCAGGCTCGGAACGGATTGA
- a CDS encoding TetR/AcrR family transcriptional regulator, producing MGAVTTADRGERAPKQDRSRATRQRLLEAAVACLAEHGWAGSTVSVVAERAGVSRGAAQHHFPTREDLFTAAVEFVAEERSTAIRALFPDGAGDDRQAVVTALVDLYTGPLFRAALHLWVAASNEEPLRPRVTELEARVGRETHRIAVELLGADETRPGVRETVQGLLDMARGLGLANLLTDDTGRRDRVIAQWSSILDRILTD from the coding sequence ATGGGTGCTGTGACCACAGCCGACCGCGGCGAGCGCGCCCCCAAGCAGGACCGCAGCCGGGCCACCCGGCAACGTCTGCTGGAGGCCGCCGTCGCCTGCCTCGCCGAACACGGCTGGGCCGGCTCCACGGTCTCCGTCGTCGCCGAACGCGCCGGCGTCTCCCGCGGCGCCGCCCAGCACCACTTCCCGACCCGGGAGGACCTGTTCACCGCGGCCGTCGAATTCGTCGCCGAGGAACGGTCCACGGCCATCCGCGCCCTGTTCCCCGACGGAGCGGGCGACGACCGGCAGGCCGTGGTCACCGCCCTCGTCGACCTCTACACAGGACCCCTGTTCCGCGCCGCCCTGCACCTGTGGGTGGCCGCGTCCAACGAGGAGCCGCTGCGCCCCCGCGTCACAGAACTGGAGGCGCGAGTCGGCCGCGAGACCCACCGGATCGCGGTGGAACTGCTGGGCGCCGACGAGACCCGCCCCGGCGTACGGGAGACCGTGCAGGGCCTGCTCGACATGGCCCGGGGCCTCGGCCTGGCGAACCTGCTCACCGACGACACCGGGCGCCGCGACCGGGTGATCGCCCAGTGGTCGAGCATCCTCGACCGCATCCTCACGGACTGA
- a CDS encoding SIS domain-containing protein, with amino-acid sequence MSDGRLADQFLDAAIELLRRVRDEQSQSITAAGTLLADTVADGGRLFAFGAGHSSLPAQDVVYRAGGLALMNLLVVPGVVGVDVMPATLGSALERVDGLASAVLDTSPLRAGDALVIISLSGRNALPVEMAMNARALGVKVIGITSVAYATQTRSRHASGTYLKDHCDIVLDSKIAIGDATLALDTVPAPFAPASTVVTSAIMQAVMATAAGSLADRGIEPPLLRSGNVDGGHEWNARVMKEYGDRIFYRH; translated from the coding sequence ATGAGCGACGGCAGACTGGCCGACCAGTTCCTCGACGCCGCGATCGAACTCCTCCGGCGCGTACGAGACGAGCAGTCGCAGTCCATCACGGCGGCCGGCACCCTGCTCGCCGACACCGTCGCCGACGGCGGCCGCCTCTTCGCCTTCGGCGCGGGACACTCCTCCCTGCCCGCCCAGGACGTCGTCTACCGCGCGGGCGGCCTCGCCCTGATGAACCTCCTCGTCGTACCCGGCGTCGTGGGCGTCGACGTCATGCCGGCCACGCTCGGCTCGGCCCTGGAGCGCGTCGACGGCCTCGCGAGCGCGGTCCTGGACACCTCCCCGCTCCGCGCCGGCGACGCCCTGGTGATCATCTCCCTCTCCGGCCGCAACGCGCTGCCCGTCGAGATGGCCATGAACGCCCGAGCCCTCGGCGTGAAGGTCATCGGCATCACCTCGGTGGCATACGCGACGCAGACCCGCTCCCGCCACGCCTCCGGCACCTATCTCAAGGACCACTGCGACATCGTCCTCGACTCCAAGATCGCCATCGGCGACGCGACCCTCGCCCTGGACACCGTCCCCGCCCCCTTCGCCCCCGCCTCGACCGTCGTCACGAGCGCGATCATGCAGGCGGTGATGGCCACGGCGGCAGGCTCCCTGGCGGACCGCGGCATCGAGCCACCGCTGCTCAGGTCGGGCAACGTGGACGGCGGACACGAGTGGAACGCACGGGTGATGAAGGAGTACGGGGACCGGATCTTCTACCGGCACTAG
- the pdxH gene encoding pyridoxamine 5'-phosphate oxidase, with translation MRKQYRAEGLAESDLADTPVAQFAHWFAQAATEAHLFEPNAMVVSTADAQGRPSSRTVLLKGFDEQGFVFYTNYGSRKARDLAQNPYVSLLFPWHHMARQVIVGGIARRTGRDETAAYFRTRPHGSQLGAWASAQSSVVASRDELDASYAELEARYPEGEQVPVPPHWGGFRVAPRTVEFWQGRENRLHDRLRYVAEADGSWRVERLSP, from the coding sequence ATGCGCAAGCAGTACCGGGCCGAAGGGCTCGCCGAGTCCGATCTGGCCGACACTCCGGTGGCACAGTTCGCGCACTGGTTCGCGCAGGCCGCGACGGAGGCCCATCTCTTCGAGCCGAACGCCATGGTCGTCTCCACGGCCGACGCCCAGGGCCGGCCGAGCTCTCGAACGGTGCTGCTGAAGGGCTTCGACGAGCAGGGCTTCGTCTTCTACACCAACTACGGCTCCCGCAAGGCCCGCGATCTCGCTCAGAACCCGTACGTCTCGCTGCTGTTCCCGTGGCACCACATGGCCCGCCAGGTGATCGTCGGTGGCATCGCCCGCCGCACCGGCCGTGACGAGACCGCCGCGTACTTCCGCACCCGTCCGCACGGCTCGCAGCTGGGCGCCTGGGCCAGCGCGCAGTCCAGTGTCGTCGCCTCCCGGGACGAACTGGACGCCTCCTACGCGGAGCTGGAGGCCCGCTACCCGGAGGGCGAGCAGGTGCCGGTGCCGCCGCACTGGGGCGGCTTCCGGGTGGCGCCGCGGACGGTGGAGTTCTGGCAGGGCCGGGAGAACCGGCTGCACGACCGGCTCAGGTACGTGGCGGAGGCGGACGGGAGCTGGCGGGTGGAGCGGCTCAGTCCGTGA
- a CDS encoding enoyl-CoA hydratase family protein: MTLVGRTCARGVETLSLDSPASRNALSAALVGELSDALTDCAKDTDVRAIVLTHTGNTFCAGADLRDPPHPDALVALLRQIVELPKPVVARVAGHVRAGGLGLLAACDMALASSDATFAFTEVRIGVAPAVISLPLLPRTDPRALARYYLTGERLDATEAARIGLLTAAGDDVDAVLAPVLDGLRRAAPQGLAETKALLTAKVLEAFDRDADHLTALSARLFASPQAREGMTAFLERRDPTWVL, encoded by the coding sequence ATGACCCTGGTCGGACGCACCTGCGCCCGGGGCGTCGAAACCCTCAGCCTCGACTCCCCGGCCAGCCGCAACGCGCTCTCCGCCGCCCTCGTCGGTGAACTCTCCGACGCGCTCACGGACTGCGCCAAGGACACCGACGTCCGCGCGATCGTCCTCACCCACACCGGCAACACCTTCTGCGCCGGCGCGGACCTGCGCGACCCGCCGCACCCCGACGCGCTGGTCGCACTGCTGCGGCAGATCGTTGAACTGCCCAAACCCGTCGTGGCCCGGGTCGCCGGGCACGTCCGCGCCGGTGGCCTCGGCCTGCTCGCGGCCTGCGACATGGCACTGGCCTCCTCCGACGCCACCTTCGCCTTCACCGAGGTACGCATCGGCGTGGCCCCCGCCGTCATCTCACTGCCCCTGCTGCCCCGCACCGACCCCCGCGCCCTCGCCCGCTACTACCTCACCGGAGAACGCCTCGACGCCACCGAGGCCGCCCGCATCGGCCTGCTCACGGCGGCCGGCGACGACGTCGACGCCGTACTGGCACCCGTCCTCGACGGCCTGCGCCGAGCCGCACCCCAGGGTCTGGCGGAGACGAAGGCACTGCTCACGGCTAAGGTGCTGGAAGCCTTCGACCGGGACGCGGACCACCTGACCGCGCTCTCGGCCCGGCTGTTCGCCTCCCCGCAGGCCCGCGAGGGAATGACGGCCTTCCTGGAACGACGGGATCCCACATGGGTGCTGTGA
- a CDS encoding PAS domain-containing protein: MSASRRSGTTDELGPDEPERDGPVGPDGSDLLAALLDGMDAALCAFDAGGVVTHWNREAERILGWTAAEAVGRHGFAGWAVREADAEEVEGRLMSAMEAPGRQVHEFALLTKDGGRVLVRTQSAAVRGPDGKPAGVYCAFSEVHTQIDLERSIALSEALFEDASWGVVLVDADLRPAVVNAHAARSLGIGRTSALGRPLGELLAQGVEELESALTHVLAEGAPPAPAEVWVSVRTPEGEQRRCWRCGFVRLASPLAEEPVPLGVGWLFVDVTEGKQGEQEASLLRFRANQLHRAARAAAECEDPREAATIHLDFALAGFADHALIDRVAGGPVADAEAEGPVRLVRVAATPSGAPGPSLLTGAAGLPVRYGQGHPALQCVERAGSVRASVGSVPAEQAREWAVGRQWPADAVHALCAVLRSRGRTLGVVTFLRGAGRSSFERSDAVYAEDVAVRIATALDLAGVGGPE, from the coding sequence GTGAGTGCTTCCCGGCGTAGTGGGACCACCGACGAGCTGGGGCCCGATGAGCCCGAGCGGGACGGTCCCGTGGGTCCCGACGGCTCGGATCTGCTCGCGGCTCTGCTCGACGGGATGGACGCGGCGCTGTGCGCCTTCGACGCGGGCGGTGTCGTCACGCACTGGAACCGCGAGGCCGAGCGGATCCTGGGCTGGACCGCGGCGGAGGCCGTGGGGCGGCACGGGTTCGCCGGGTGGGCCGTGCGGGAGGCGGACGCCGAGGAGGTCGAGGGGCGGCTGATGTCCGCCATGGAGGCCCCCGGACGGCAGGTGCACGAGTTCGCGCTGCTGACCAAGGACGGCGGACGGGTGCTCGTACGGACGCAGTCGGCGGCCGTGCGCGGGCCGGACGGCAAGCCGGCGGGGGTGTACTGCGCCTTCAGCGAGGTGCACACGCAGATCGACCTGGAGCGGTCGATCGCGCTGAGCGAGGCGCTGTTCGAGGACGCGAGCTGGGGTGTCGTGCTGGTCGACGCCGATCTGCGGCCGGCCGTGGTGAACGCGCATGCCGCGCGGTCGCTGGGCATCGGCCGTACGTCCGCGCTGGGGCGGCCGCTGGGCGAGCTGCTGGCGCAGGGTGTGGAGGAACTGGAGAGCGCGCTGACGCATGTGCTGGCGGAGGGCGCGCCGCCCGCGCCGGCCGAGGTCTGGGTGAGCGTGCGCACGCCGGAGGGCGAGCAGCGGCGGTGCTGGCGGTGCGGGTTCGTGCGGCTGGCCTCGCCGCTCGCGGAGGAGCCGGTGCCGCTCGGGGTCGGCTGGCTGTTCGTGGACGTCACCGAGGGCAAGCAGGGTGAGCAGGAGGCGTCGCTGCTGCGGTTCCGGGCGAACCAGCTGCACCGGGCGGCCCGGGCGGCGGCGGAGTGCGAGGACCCGCGGGAGGCGGCGACGATCCATCTGGACTTCGCGCTGGCCGGATTCGCCGATCACGCGCTGATCGACCGGGTGGCGGGGGGTCCGGTGGCCGACGCGGAGGCGGAGGGACCGGTGCGGCTTGTGCGGGTCGCGGCGACGCCTTCCGGGGCACCGGGGCCGAGTCTGCTGACGGGTGCGGCGGGGCTGCCAGTGCGGTACGGGCAGGGGCATCCGGCGTTGCAGTGCGTGGAGCGGGCGGGGTCGGTGCGGGCCAGTGTCGGGTCGGTGCCGGCGGAGCAGGCGCGGGAGTGGGCCGTGGGGCGGCAGTGGCCGGCGGACGCGGTGCACGCGTTGTGCGCGGTGTTGCGCAGCCGGGGCCGGACACTGGGGGTCGTGACGTTTCTGCGGGGGGCCGGCCGGAGTTCGTTCGAGCGGAGCGACGCTGTGTACGCGGAGGACGTGGCCGTGCGGATCGCGACGGCGCTGGATCTGGCGGGGGTCGGGGGGCCGGAGTAG
- a CDS encoding metal-dependent transcriptional regulator, with product MSGLIDTTEMYLRTILELEEEGVVPMRARIAERLDQSGPTVSQTVARMERDGLVAVAADRHLELTDEGRRLATRVMRKHRLAECLLVDVIGLEWEQVHAEACRWEHVMSEAVERRVLELLRHPTESPYGNPIPGLEELGEKDGADPFLDEGMVSLADLDPGADGKTVVVRRIGEPIQTDAQLMYTLRRAGVQPGSVVSVTESAGGVLVGSGGEAAELEADVASHVFVAKR from the coding sequence ATGTCCGGACTGATCGACACCACGGAGATGTATCTCCGCACCATCCTCGAGCTGGAGGAGGAAGGTGTGGTCCCCATGCGTGCCCGGATCGCCGAGCGGCTCGACCAGAGCGGGCCGACCGTGAGTCAGACGGTGGCGCGGATGGAGCGGGACGGCCTGGTCGCCGTGGCCGCCGACCGGCATCTGGAGCTGACGGACGAGGGCCGCCGGCTCGCCACGCGCGTGATGCGCAAGCACCGTCTGGCCGAGTGTCTGCTCGTCGATGTGATCGGCCTGGAGTGGGAGCAGGTGCACGCGGAGGCCTGCCGCTGGGAGCACGTGATGAGCGAGGCCGTGGAGCGGCGCGTGCTGGAGCTGCTGCGGCACCCGACCGAATCGCCCTACGGCAACCCGATCCCGGGGCTCGAGGAGCTCGGGGAGAAGGACGGCGCCGACCCGTTCCTGGACGAGGGCATGGTGTCGCTGGCGGACCTGGACCCGGGCGCGGACGGCAAGACGGTGGTGGTGCGCCGTATCGGCGAGCCGATCCAGACGGACGCGCAGCTGATGTACACGCTGCGGCGGGCGGGGGTGCAGCCCGGTTCGGTGGTGAGCGTAACGGAGTCGGCGGGCGGTGTGCTGGTCGGCAGCGGGGGAGAGGCGGCCGAGCTGGAGGCGGACGTGGCCTCCCACGTCTTCGTCGCCAAGCGCTGA
- a CDS encoding citrate synthase 2: MSDFVPGLEGVVAFETEIAEPDKEGGALRYRGVDIEDLVGHVSFGNVWGLLVDGAFNPGLPPAEPFPIPVHSGDIRVDVQSALAMLAPVWGLKPLLDIDAEQAREDLARAAVMALSYVAQSARGQGRPMVPQSEIDKAHSITERFMIRWRGEPDPKHVAAVDAYWTSAAEHGMNASTFTARVIASTGADVAAALSGAVGAMSGPLHGGAPSRVLGMIEEIERTGDAEAYVKQALDKGERLMGFGHRVYRAEDPRARVLRRTARELGAPRFEVAEALEKAALAELHARRPDRVLATNVEFWAAIVLDFAEVPAHMFTSMFTCARTAGWSAHILEQKRTGRLVRPSARYVGPGARSPREVQGYDGISAG, from the coding sequence ATGTCCGACTTCGTACCCGGACTCGAGGGAGTCGTCGCGTTCGAGACGGAGATCGCCGAACCGGACAAGGAGGGCGGCGCCCTCCGCTACCGGGGCGTCGACATCGAGGACCTGGTCGGTCACGTCTCCTTCGGCAACGTCTGGGGGCTGCTGGTCGACGGGGCCTTCAACCCCGGCCTGCCGCCCGCCGAGCCCTTCCCCATCCCCGTGCACTCCGGCGACATCCGGGTGGACGTCCAGTCGGCCCTCGCCATGCTGGCACCGGTGTGGGGCCTGAAACCGCTGCTCGACATCGATGCCGAACAGGCCCGCGAGGACCTGGCCCGCGCCGCCGTCATGGCCCTGTCCTACGTCGCCCAGTCCGCCCGCGGCCAGGGCCGCCCCATGGTCCCCCAGAGCGAGATCGACAAGGCCCACTCCATCACCGAGCGCTTCATGATCCGCTGGCGCGGCGAGCCGGACCCCAAGCACGTCGCCGCCGTCGACGCCTACTGGACCTCCGCCGCCGAGCACGGCATGAACGCCTCGACCTTCACCGCACGGGTCATCGCCTCCACCGGCGCCGACGTGGCCGCCGCCCTCTCCGGCGCCGTGGGCGCCATGTCCGGCCCGCTGCACGGCGGCGCCCCCTCCCGCGTCCTCGGCATGATCGAGGAGATCGAGCGCACCGGCGACGCCGAGGCGTACGTCAAGCAGGCCCTCGACAAGGGCGAGCGACTGATGGGCTTCGGCCACCGCGTCTACCGCGCCGAGGACCCCCGCGCACGCGTCCTGCGCCGCACGGCCCGCGAGCTGGGCGCGCCCCGCTTCGAGGTCGCCGAGGCCCTGGAGAAGGCCGCCCTGGCCGAGCTGCACGCACGCCGCCCCGACCGGGTCCTGGCGACGAACGTCGAGTTCTGGGCGGCGATCGTGCTGGACTTCGCGGAGGTACCCGCGCACATGTTCACGTCGATGTTCACCTGCGCCCGTACGGCGGGCTGGTCGGCGCACATCCTGGAGCAGAAGCGCACCGGACGCCTGGTCCGGCCCTCCGCCCGCTACGTCGGCCCCGGCGCCCGCTCACCGCGCGAGGTCCAGGGATACGACGGCATCTCCGCCGGCTGA